A genomic segment from Lutibacter sp. A80 encodes:
- a CDS encoding ABC transporter ATP-binding protein, protein MSLFQLFKKLITYVKPYKYLVIATLFLTLIGSFLAQVNALVLRYAVDELTLLTEANNGFKDGISLLVTISIILLSKELVYAIIKYGQNFYGEKMKIYISRDFAQNVVDKILTYKMSFYSSAENESGKLQTRIDLGISSLTQLVKNFFLDILPLFSNAIIALFFMFQANFYVGLVSLGIIPIFFYISSLQANKLKGFRRKMRGFRESRNNGIIDLINSITVIKSFTRESSESKKHEDIQFNMTENQMKTRQLSFLFNGVKVFIEQFGVVIIIILTSYFVLNGTMTIGAIMFHILLFNNVSAPIRELHRIYDEVNDALIYSEAFFDIMDANDTEFGGTYIPEKITGKFELKNVDFAYPNGTKALFNVSMLIKPNTINALVGLSGAGKSTVINLLDKFFEPTSGSILLDGVDLKEYNTVWLRNNIGLVLQKNHIFNGSIKENILYGKEDATEEEVVEAAIKAHIHEQIIELPDGYNSKATLLSGGQKQRVSIARLFLKNPPIIFLDEPTASLDAIATEQIKKSLDSIKKGRTVIIISHSISQIIDAENVIVLEKGKVIEEGSHEDLYHNESAYYNIFNAMANSLNLDKITDTMSD, encoded by the coding sequence ATAAGTCTTTTTCAACTTTTTAAAAAATTAATAACTTATGTAAAACCTTATAAATATCTAGTAATTGCCACGTTATTTTTAACGCTAATAGGTTCTTTTTTAGCACAAGTAAATGCTTTAGTTTTACGTTATGCTGTTGATGAACTTACTTTGTTAACAGAAGCGAATAATGGGTTTAAAGACGGTATTTCACTTCTGGTTACAATTAGTATTATTTTACTTTCAAAAGAATTGGTTTACGCTATAATAAAATATGGACAAAATTTTTATGGCGAAAAAATGAAAATATATATTTCTCGTGATTTTGCTCAAAATGTAGTAGATAAAATCTTAACCTATAAAATGTCGTTTTATAGTTCTGCAGAGAATGAAAGTGGAAAATTACAAACAAGAATAGATTTAGGTATTTCTAGTTTAACTCAATTGGTTAAAAACTTCTTTTTAGACATTCTTCCATTATTTTCAAATGCAATTATAGCATTGTTTTTTATGTTTCAAGCTAATTTTTATGTGGGTTTAGTTAGCTTAGGTATCATCCCAATATTTTTTTATATCAGTAGTTTACAAGCCAATAAATTAAAAGGATTTAGGCGAAAAATGCGTGGTTTTAGAGAATCTAGAAATAATGGAATTATAGACTTAATAAATTCTATAACAGTTATTAAATCGTTTACCAGAGAAAGTTCAGAAAGTAAAAAACACGAAGATATTCAATTTAATATGACCGAAAATCAAATGAAAACGCGTCAATTAAGTTTTTTATTTAATGGAGTTAAAGTATTTATTGAACAGTTTGGAGTGGTTATTATAATTATTTTAACTTCCTATTTTGTGTTAAATGGAACAATGACCATTGGAGCTATTATGTTTCATATATTATTATTTAACAATGTTTCTGCTCCCATTAGAGAATTGCATAGAATTTACGATGAAGTAAATGATGCCTTAATTTATTCTGAAGCATTTTTCGATATTATGGATGCTAATGATACAGAATTTGGTGGTACCTATATTCCTGAAAAAATAACGGGTAAATTTGAGTTAAAAAATGTAGATTTTGCCTATCCAAATGGTACAAAAGCATTGTTTAATGTATCAATGCTAATTAAACCAAATACAATCAATGCTTTGGTTGGTTTAAGCGGTGCAGGAAAAAGTACAGTAATTAATTTATTAGATAAATTTTTTGAACCAACCTCAGGAAGTATTCTTTTAGATGGGGTAGATTTAAAGGAATACAATACCGTTTGGTTGCGAAATAATATTGGGTTGGTTTTGCAGAAAAATCATATTTTTAATGGAAGTATAAAAGAAAATATTTTATACGGAAAAGAAGACGCTACAGAGGAGGAAGTTGTTGAAGCGGCAATAAAAGCTCATATTCACGAACAAATAATAGAATTACCAGATGGTTATAATTCTAAAGCTACACTGCTTTCTGGTGGCCAAAAACAGCGAGTTTCAATTGCTCGATTGTTTTTAAAAAACCCACCAATTATTTTTCTTGATGAACCTACAGCAAGTTTAGATGCTATTGCTACTGAACAAATTAAAAAGAGTTTAGACTCTATTAAAAAAGGACGTACTGTAATTATTATTTCACACAGTATTTCACAAATTATAGATGCCGAAAATGTTATTGTTTTAGAAAAAGGGAAAGTTATTGAAGAAGGTTCTCATGAAGATTTATATCATAATGAAAGTGCTTATTATAATATTTTTAATGCTATGGCAAATAGTTTAAATTTAGATAAAATTACTGATACAATGAGTGATTAA
- the pheT gene encoding phenylalanine--tRNA ligase subunit beta has protein sequence MKISYNWLKQFLKVDWEAQKTGELLTDLGLEVEGIETVESIKGSLEGIVIGKVLTCVQHPNADRLKITTVDLGQEAPVQIVCGAPNVAAGQTVPVATIGTTLYDDKGAGFKIKKGKIRGEESFGMICAEDELGLGSSHDGIMVLDDSLKVGTPAAEVFNIEKDEVFEIGLTPNRADAMSHYGTARDLRAGLIQQDISLELISPSVTEFHVDDRSLRFDVVVEDVEKAPRYTGVTISDITVKDSPDWIKNRLKAIGLTPINNIVDVTNYVLHELGQPLHAFDAAKVKGNKVIVKTLPAGTKFTTLDEVERELHEEDLMICNGNEEPMCIAGVFGGLNSGVSENTTSIFLESAYFNPVAVRKTAKRHALNTDASFRFERGIDPNITKYALKRAANLILEVAGGKVSSEVMDYYPTKFEANQVFLSFEKMDRLIGAKIPRETVKNILASLDIKFNSVTDGGIGLSIPAYRVDVTREADVIEEILRVYGYNNVEFSHKLNTSIAFSEFDEVKIENIVANQLVAQGFNETMANSLTKASYGTFSEMINDDHNVAMLNPLSSDLGVMRQSLLFSGLESVIYNINRKNSSLKFFEFGKTYHKFESGYSEQKHLTLFVSGDRTKESWNVVQKPSDFFYLKGIVTTILQRLGISKVKITPTKNDVFSEGVTLSLGKIKLVDLGVVKRAINKEFGIKQEVLFADFNWANLLKVGGKSSINVSELSKFQAVKRDFSLLLDKEVTFNEIYNLAFQAEKKLLKEVDLFDVYEGDKLEEGKKSYAVSFLIQDENKTLTDKQIDKVMQKLQQTFEKNVGATLR, from the coding sequence ATGAAAATATCATACAATTGGTTAAAACAATTTTTAAAAGTTGATTGGGAAGCTCAAAAAACAGGTGAATTGTTAACTGATTTAGGACTTGAAGTTGAAGGAATTGAAACTGTAGAATCCATAAAAGGAAGCTTAGAAGGAATTGTAATAGGTAAAGTTTTAACTTGTGTTCAGCATCCAAATGCAGACAGATTAAAAATTACTACTGTAGATTTAGGACAAGAAGCTCCCGTTCAAATTGTTTGTGGAGCACCTAATGTAGCAGCAGGGCAAACTGTACCAGTAGCAACTATTGGCACTACTTTATATGATGATAAAGGTGCTGGCTTTAAAATTAAGAAAGGTAAAATTAGAGGTGAAGAAAGTTTTGGAATGATTTGTGCCGAAGATGAACTTGGCTTAGGAAGCAGTCATGATGGAATTATGGTATTAGATGATTCTTTAAAAGTTGGAACACCAGCTGCTGAAGTTTTTAATATAGAAAAAGATGAAGTTTTTGAAATTGGATTAACTCCAAATAGAGCAGATGCTATGAGTCATTATGGTACTGCTAGAGATTTAAGAGCTGGTTTAATTCAACAAGATATTTCTTTAGAATTAATTTCACCATCAGTTACAGAATTTCATGTAGATGATAGAAGTTTACGTTTTGATGTAGTTGTTGAAGATGTTGAAAAAGCACCAAGATATACAGGTGTAACAATTTCAGATATTACTGTAAAAGATTCTCCAGATTGGATTAAAAATAGATTAAAAGCTATTGGTTTAACTCCAATAAACAATATTGTGGATGTTACAAATTATGTTTTGCATGAATTAGGACAACCATTACATGCTTTTGACGCAGCAAAAGTAAAAGGCAATAAAGTAATTGTAAAAACATTGCCAGCAGGTACTAAATTTACAACATTAGATGAAGTTGAACGTGAATTACACGAAGAAGATTTAATGATTTGTAATGGTAATGAAGAACCAATGTGTATTGCAGGTGTGTTTGGTGGTTTAAATTCTGGAGTGTCTGAAAATACAACTTCAATATTTTTAGAAAGTGCCTATTTTAATCCTGTTGCAGTTAGGAAAACAGCAAAAAGACATGCTTTAAATACCGATGCATCTTTTAGATTTGAAAGAGGTATTGACCCAAATATTACTAAATATGCACTTAAAAGAGCTGCAAATTTAATTTTAGAAGTTGCTGGAGGTAAAGTTTCTTCTGAAGTAATGGATTATTATCCTACTAAATTTGAAGCAAATCAAGTATTTCTATCCTTTGAAAAAATGGATCGTTTAATCGGTGCAAAAATACCTAGAGAAACAGTTAAAAATATATTAGCTTCTTTAGATATTAAATTTAATAGTGTAACAGATGGAGGAATTGGATTGAGTATTCCTGCTTATAGAGTTGATGTTACAAGAGAAGCCGATGTAATTGAAGAAATTTTACGTGTTTACGGTTATAATAATGTAGAATTTTCACATAAATTAAATACATCAATTGCATTTTCGGAGTTTGATGAGGTAAAAATTGAAAATATTGTAGCCAATCAGTTAGTAGCTCAAGGTTTTAACGAAACTATGGCAAATTCTTTAACAAAAGCAAGTTATGGAACATTTTCAGAAATGATAAATGATGATCATAATGTAGCTATGTTAAATCCACTAAGTAGTGATTTAGGTGTTATGCGTCAATCATTATTGTTTAGTGGTTTAGAGTCGGTTATTTACAATATAAATAGAAAGAATAGCTCATTAAAATTCTTTGAGTTTGGTAAAACATACCATAAATTTGAAAGTGGTTATTCTGAACAAAAACATTTAACCTTATTTGTTTCTGGAGATAGAACAAAAGAAAGTTGGAATGTGGTTCAAAAACCATCAGATTTCTTTTATTTAAAAGGAATTGTAACTACAATATTACAACGTTTAGGTATTAGTAAAGTGAAAATTACTCCTACAAAAAACGATGTATTTTCAGAAGGAGTTACATTAAGCTTAGGAAAAATTAAATTAGTAGATTTAGGAGTTGTAAAACGTGCCATAAATAAAGAATTTGGAATTAAGCAAGAAGTTTTATTCGCCGATTTTAACTGGGCAAATTTATTAAAAGTAGGAGGTAAGTCTTCTATCAATGTTTCAGAATTGTCAAAATTCCAAGCAGTTAAAAGAGATTTTTCTTTATTACTAGATAAAGAAGTTACATTTAATGAAATTTATAATTTAGCTTTTCAAGCAGAGAAAAAACTATTAAAAGAAGTAGATTTATTTGATGTTTATGAAGGTGATAAATTAGAAGAAGGAAAAAAATCGTATGCTGTTAGTTTTTTAATTCAAGATGAAAACAAAACCTTAACCGATAAACAAATTGATAAAGTAATGCAGAAGCTGCAACAAACATTTGAAAAAAATGTTGGTGCAACATTGCGATAA
- a CDS encoding GDSL-type esterase/lipase family protein, producing the protein MQIPSKFNSFRSQIKLLFIVIFSISIVSCQQQKEFLITLEGKIVDSNNVNKIQTSYLQINRAEDAKGLVMFIPGAKINNDSIFKVYNQMGFSVATLKGQHLKLEDVITAFHFIKSDLKFNLNTDYTCIVGNYEGAKSAALAVYKLDEEARPNALTLINPVGFDEVTEGTVFPAINPPLVTKTKLLCIANSLKLNNKEYTAASEFTKTWIGYDGVAFFKDIATTENLTLSNKNVVDILKAFNNGKMTLSKEKENPAAISVEGYSPKRHAEKIKLIKAKKYDLLFVGNSITNNFEKPAYQAIWKKYFGSRNAINLGYSGYRTENIIWNIQNGELENQSPKVIILEIGTNNIDEKNYPTRHTASQLAVGIEKIIKIFREKCPESKIILLRSFPGCYGGPNPTSHRRILERASDITSKLADNKHIFYCDVNHVFLNIDGSLKNELMPDWLHPNAKGAELWAQTMEPLLSRLMEDESKDDKKPLNTAIIPVSKLEEDSYNWWERHNDVLKLKDSLNPEIVLIGNSITHFWGGNFPPFKNADGTSRKANGLNSWKKTFGNYKVLNLGFGWDRTQNVLWRLDNGELDRLDPKLVIIHIGTNNTSNTKNARINTASEIVEGIKAICLRVRSKTPRAKIVLTQIMPREEMPNNSRRILINETNQILEKFADKNNISLIDISSKMLTEKGVLTKKVTLDFCHPNDIGYQIWGNALQTFIDTI; encoded by the coding sequence ATGCAAATACCATCTAAATTCAATTCTTTTAGATCACAAATTAAATTGTTATTCATCGTAATTTTTTCTATTAGTATTGTAAGTTGCCAACAACAAAAAGAGTTTTTAATAACACTTGAAGGCAAAATTGTAGATAGTAATAATGTAAATAAAATACAAACTTCATACTTGCAAATAAATCGTGCTGAAGATGCTAAAGGTCTAGTTATGTTTATTCCAGGAGCAAAAATAAACAACGATTCTATTTTTAAGGTATATAACCAGATGGGGTTTTCTGTGGCAACTTTAAAAGGACAACATCTAAAATTAGAAGATGTAATAACGGCGTTTCATTTTATTAAATCAGATTTAAAATTTAATTTAAATACGGATTATACCTGTATAGTTGGAAATTATGAAGGTGCAAAATCAGCAGCTTTAGCAGTATATAAGTTAGATGAGGAAGCACGTCCAAATGCATTAACTCTAATAAACCCTGTAGGTTTTGATGAGGTAACTGAAGGAACTGTTTTTCCGGCAATTAATCCACCATTAGTTACAAAAACAAAGCTATTATGTATTGCAAATAGTTTAAAACTCAATAATAAAGAATATACCGCTGCTAGTGAATTTACAAAAACATGGATTGGATATGATGGAGTTGCTTTTTTTAAAGATATAGCAACTACCGAAAATTTGACATTATCAAATAAAAATGTAGTTGATATTTTAAAGGCTTTCAATAACGGAAAAATGACTCTTTCAAAAGAAAAAGAGAACCCTGCTGCAATTTCAGTAGAAGGGTATTCACCAAAGCGTCATGCTGAGAAAATTAAATTAATTAAAGCTAAAAAATACGATTTACTTTTTGTAGGAAATTCTATTACAAATAATTTTGAAAAACCTGCATATCAAGCTATTTGGAAAAAGTATTTTGGTTCTCGAAATGCTATAAATTTGGGTTATTCAGGATATCGTACCGAAAATATTATTTGGAACATACAAAATGGAGAACTCGAAAACCAATCTCCTAAGGTTATTATTTTAGAAATAGGAACTAATAATATTGATGAAAAGAATTATCCAACACGCCATACAGCATCGCAATTGGCAGTTGGAATTGAAAAGATAATTAAAATATTTAGAGAAAAATGTCCAGAATCTAAAATTATATTACTTCGTAGTTTCCCTGGTTGTTATGGAGGACCAAATCCAACATCTCACCGTAGAATACTTGAACGTGCTTCAGATATTACCTCTAAATTAGCTGATAATAAACATATTTTTTATTGTGATGTTAACCACGTATTTTTAAACATTGATGGTTCACTTAAAAATGAATTAATGCCAGATTGGTTGCATCCAAATGCTAAAGGAGCAGAATTATGGGCTCAAACAATGGAACCTCTTTTGTCTAGATTAATGGAAGATGAATCTAAAGATGATAAAAAGCCTTTAAATACTGCAATAATACCAGTTTCAAAATTAGAAGAAGATAGCTATAATTGGTGGGAAAGACATAACGATGTACTTAAATTAAAAGATTCATTAAATCCTGAAATTGTATTAATTGGTAATTCTATTACGCATTTTTGGGGAGGGAATTTTCCTCCATTTAAAAATGCAGATGGTACTTCTAGAAAAGCAAATGGACTAAATTCGTGGAAAAAAACCTTTGGTAATTATAAAGTTTTAAATTTAGGTTTTGGATGGGATAGAACTCAAAATGTATTATGGAGATTAGATAATGGAGAACTAGATAGGCTTGATCCAAAACTGGTAATTATTCATATAGGCACTAATAATACTAGTAATACTAAAAATGCACGTATAAATACTGCTTCAGAAATAGTTGAAGGTATTAAGGCAATTTGCTTACGTGTTAGGTCAAAAACTCCGAGAGCAAAAATTGTTTTAACGCAAATAATGCCACGTGAGGAAATGCCGAATAATTCGCGAAGAATTTTGATAAATGAAACCAATCAAATACTTGAAAAATTTGCAGATAAGAATAATATATCATTAATAGATATTAGCTCTAAAATGTTGACAGAAAAAGGTGTTCTTACCAAAAAAGTAACACTGGATTTTTGCCATCCAAATGATATCGGTTATCAAATTTGGGGTAATGCTTTACAAACATTTATTGATACTATATAA